In Amycolatopsis jiangsuensis, the following proteins share a genomic window:
- a CDS encoding YrdB family protein produces the protein MTTTRPALRGFAGFVLALRFCTELALLAGLAVAGARLGGSVLLDVLAAVLWPALAAVIWAFVVAPRAKRRAPEPTRFFLEVALFGVAALGLIASGLPVAGIVLGAAGIAVAAAVRVWARDG, from the coding sequence GTGACCACGACTCGACCGGCTCTGCGCGGCTTCGCGGGCTTCGTCCTCGCCCTCCGGTTCTGCACCGAACTGGCGTTGCTGGCCGGGCTCGCGGTCGCCGGGGCGCGGCTCGGCGGGAGTGTGCTGCTCGACGTGCTGGCCGCGGTGCTGTGGCCGGCACTGGCGGCGGTCATCTGGGCGTTCGTGGTGGCACCGCGCGCGAAACGGCGTGCGCCGGAACCGACCCGGTTCTTCCTCGAGGTGGCGCTGTTCGGCGTCGCCGCGCTCGGCCTGATCGCCTCGGGGCTGCCGGTGGCCGGCATCGTGCTCGGTGCGGCCGGCATCGCGGTGGCCGCCGCGGTCCGGGTGTGGGCCCGGGACGGCTGA
- a CDS encoding sugar ABC transporter substrate-binding protein has translation MKRWLKLAAGAAAITLATAGCAGSGGGDDASGAGGGQGSTLTVWLMTGSAPDSMTKALNQEFEAAHPGIKVDYQIQQWNGIQQKLTTALASDTPPDVIEVGNTQTPAFASQGVLTDLSGDAQNLNGAQWLAGLKASGEYEGKTYGVPFYAASREVIYRKDMFEQAGIAKPPASTQEWLDAITKLKAKFGSDKEFQPLYMPGQNWYALLSFIWDNGGDIAKPDGKGFKSTLDSAGAKAGLEFYKQLVEASGTTAPKDNDEANPQQAGIYGGGKVAMFIGVPSEVPTAAETDPGITAKTGAFPIPSENAGKSAPVFLGGSNLVVPVNSKNSDLAKEYLKLLTSTKYMTQVAAAGAVPGASTDVSALSKDPLGAVMAQASQNGRAVPTSPKWGEVESGQNPLKDMLTAYLTGKKNLDQATADANTALDKIIGG, from the coding sequence GTGAAGCGCTGGCTCAAGCTGGCGGCGGGGGCCGCCGCCATCACGCTCGCGACAGCCGGGTGTGCCGGCTCCGGCGGGGGTGACGACGCCTCCGGTGCGGGAGGCGGACAGGGCAGCACGCTGACGGTCTGGCTGATGACCGGCTCCGCGCCGGACAGCATGACCAAGGCGCTGAACCAGGAGTTCGAGGCCGCCCACCCGGGCATCAAGGTCGACTACCAGATCCAGCAGTGGAACGGCATCCAGCAGAAGCTGACCACCGCGCTCGCCAGCGACACGCCGCCGGACGTGATCGAGGTCGGCAACACGCAGACCCCGGCGTTCGCCTCCCAGGGCGTGCTGACCGATCTTTCCGGGGACGCGCAGAACCTCAACGGAGCACAGTGGCTGGCCGGGCTCAAAGCCTCCGGCGAGTACGAGGGCAAGACCTACGGCGTGCCCTTCTACGCGGCCAGCCGTGAGGTCATCTACCGCAAGGACATGTTCGAGCAGGCGGGCATCGCCAAGCCGCCGGCCTCGACCCAGGAATGGCTGGACGCGATCACCAAGCTGAAGGCGAAGTTCGGCAGCGACAAGGAGTTCCAGCCGCTGTACATGCCGGGGCAGAACTGGTACGCGCTGCTGTCGTTCATCTGGGACAACGGCGGGGACATCGCCAAGCCCGACGGCAAGGGCTTCAAGTCCACGCTGGACAGCGCGGGCGCCAAGGCCGGTCTCGAGTTCTACAAGCAGCTCGTGGAGGCCTCCGGCACCACCGCGCCGAAGGACAACGACGAGGCCAACCCGCAGCAGGCCGGCATCTACGGCGGCGGCAAGGTCGCCATGTTCATCGGCGTGCCGAGTGAGGTGCCGACCGCGGCCGAGACCGACCCGGGCATCACCGCGAAGACCGGTGCCTTCCCGATCCCGTCCGAGAACGCCGGCAAGAGCGCCCCGGTGTTTCTCGGCGGCTCGAACCTGGTCGTGCCGGTCAACAGCAAGAACTCCGATCTGGCCAAGGAGTACCTGAAGCTGCTGACCAGCACCAAGTACATGACGCAGGTGGCCGCCGCGGGTGCCGTGCCGGGCGCGTCGACCGACGTGAGCGCACTGTCCAAGGACCCGCTCGGCGCGGTGATGGCGCAGGCCTCGCAGAACGGCCGCGCGGTCCCGACGAGCCCGAAGTGGGGTGAAGTCGAATCCGGGCAGAACCCGCTGAAGGACATGCTGACCGCGTACCTGACCGGGAAGAAGAATCTGGACCAGGCCACCGCGGACGCGAACACCGCCCTCGACAAGATCATCGGCGGATGA
- a CDS encoding FHA domain-containing protein has translation MTVSPAAEPAPPSPGPPGALSVRSLSGTVVRPAGEHVRLPFGRDPGTEGVLVGPDDRRVSREHGSFTCRNGTWWLLNSGHTPIEYAPTRQLHADDEPVAMPPGRTVLLLVTGSGGRKHPLEVYVAAADHDRPPPAAGPTLPALQWRLTERERLVLTLLGQQFLRRDPRPQPMSRGHVAAILAELEPEAAWEEKKVDRVIAGVRGRLSAAGVAGLRRDEVPEPIGNSLNHNLLTELAIRTTTLRRADLERIDGLD, from the coding sequence GTGACCGTCTCCCCCGCCGCCGAGCCGGCCCCGCCGAGCCCGGGCCCGCCGGGCGCCCTTTCGGTCCGCAGCCTCTCCGGCACGGTGGTCCGGCCGGCCGGCGAGCACGTCCGGCTGCCGTTCGGCCGCGACCCGGGCACCGAGGGCGTACTGGTCGGCCCGGACGACCGGCGGGTCAGCCGCGAGCACGGTTCGTTCACCTGCCGGAACGGCACCTGGTGGCTGCTCAACAGCGGGCACACCCCGATCGAGTACGCGCCGACCCGGCAGCTGCACGCGGACGACGAGCCGGTGGCGATGCCGCCCGGGCGCACCGTCCTGCTGCTGGTGACCGGCTCCGGTGGGCGCAAGCATCCGCTCGAGGTCTACGTGGCCGCCGCCGACCACGATCGTCCGCCGCCGGCCGCCGGTCCGACGCTGCCCGCACTGCAGTGGCGGCTCACCGAGCGGGAACGGCTCGTGCTGACCCTGCTGGGCCAGCAGTTCCTGCGCCGTGACCCCCGGCCGCAGCCGATGAGCCGTGGCCACGTCGCCGCGATCCTCGCCGAGCTGGAGCCGGAAGCGGCCTGGGAGGAGAAGAAGGTGGACCGGGTGATCGCCGGGGTGCGCGGCCGGCTCTCCGCCGCGGGCGTGGCCGGGCTCCGCCGCGACGAGGTGCCCGAACCCATCGGGAACTCACTCAACCACAACCTGCTCACCGAGCTGGCGATCCGCACGACCACGCTGAGGCGAGCCGATCTGGAGCGGATCGACGGGCTGGACTGA